GGCGAAGTGCACGACGGCGCCGCGATCATGGACTGGATGGAGCAGGAGCGCGAGCGGGGCATCACCATCACGTCCGCGGCGACTACCTGCTTCTGGAAGGGCATGGAGGGCAAGTATCCAGAGCATCGGATCAACATCATCGACACTCCGGGTCACGTGGACTTCACGATCGAGGTGGAGCGATCGATGCGCGTGCTCGACGGCGCCTGCATGGTGTATTGCGCCGTCGGCGGCGTGCAGCCGCAGTCCGAGACGGTCTGGCGACAGGCCAACAAGTACCGCGTGCCGCGGCTGGCCTTCGTCAACAAGATGGACCGCCAGGGCGCGAACTTCTTCAAGGTCTACGAGCAGATGCGCGCGCGGCTCAAGGCCAACCCGGTGCCGATCCAGATCCCGATCGGAGCGGAGGAGAACTTCCGCGGGGTGGTCGATCTGGTCAAGATGAAGGCGATCTATTGGGACGAGGCCACCCAGGGGATGAAGTTCGAGGAGGGCGAAGTGCCCGCCGAACTGATGGCTCAGGCCATGGAGTGGCGCGAGAAAATGGTGGAGGCGGCAGCCGAAGCCTCCGAGGAGCTGATGAACAAGTACCTCGAAAGCGGCGAGCTCGACCCGGCCGAGATCAAGAGGGGCCTGCGCGCGCGCACCATCGCGTTCGAGATCGTGCCGATGCTGTGCGGCTCGGCCTTCAAGAACAAGGGCGTGCAGGCGATGCTCGACGCCGTGATCGACTACCTGCCGGCGCCGAGTGACATTCCTCCGGTCAAGGGCACGCTGGACAACGGGCAGCCGGCCGAGCGCAAGGCGAGCGACGACGAGCCCTTCGCCGGGCTTGCCTTCAAGATCATGACCGACCCTTACGTCGGGCAGCTCATCTTCTTCCGCGTGTACTCGGGCGTGGTGACCTCGGGCGACACGATCTACAACCCAATCAAGGGCAAGAAGGAGCGCATCGGGCGGCTGCTGCAGATGCATGCCAACCAGCGCGACGAGATCAAGGAAGTGCGCGCGGGCGACATCGCGGCGGCGGTGGGTCTGCGCGAAGCGACCACCGGCGACACTCTGTGCGATCCCGACAAGATCATCATCCTGGAGAAGATGGAGTTTCCCGAGCCGGTGATTTCCCAGGCGGTGGAGCCCAAGACCAAGGCCGACCAGGAGAAGATGGGCGTGGCGTTGAACCGCCTGGCGCAGGAGGACCCTTCGTTCCGCGTGCACACCGACGAGGAATCCGGCCAGACCATCATTTCCGGCATGGGCGAGTTGCACCTGGAAATCATCGTGGACCGGATGAAGCGCGAGTTCGGCGTCGATGCCAATGTGGGCAAGCCGCAGGTCGCCTACCGAGAAGCGATCAAGAAGCCGGTCGAGATCGAAGGCAAATTCATCAAGCAGACCGGTGGTAAGGGCCAGTATG
This genomic interval from Burkholderiales bacterium contains the following:
- the fusA gene encoding elongation factor G; amino-acid sequence: MPRTTPIERYRNIGISAHIDAGKTTTTERILFYTGVSHKIGEVHDGAAIMDWMEQERERGITITSAATTCFWKGMEGKYPEHRINIIDTPGHVDFTIEVERSMRVLDGACMVYCAVGGVQPQSETVWRQANKYRVPRLAFVNKMDRQGANFFKVYEQMRARLKANPVPIQIPIGAEENFRGVVDLVKMKAIYWDEATQGMKFEEGEVPAELMAQAMEWREKMVEAAAEASEELMNKYLESGELDPAEIKRGLRARTIAFEIVPMLCGSAFKNKGVQAMLDAVIDYLPAPSDIPPVKGTLDNGQPAERKASDDEPFAGLAFKIMTDPYVGQLIFFRVYSGVVTSGDTIYNPIKGKKERIGRLLQMHANQRDEIKEVRAGDIAAAVGLREATTGDTLCDPDKIIILEKMEFPEPVISQAVEPKTKADQEKMGVALNRLAQEDPSFRVHTDEESGQTIISGMGELHLEIIVDRMKREFGVDANVGKPQVAYREAIKKPVEIEGKFIKQTGGKGQYGHVWLRLEPQPEGKGFEFVDAIKGGTVPREYIPAVNKGVLEAMKSGVLAGYPVVDVKVTLFDGSYHEVDSSENAFKMAAILGFKEGMRKATPVLLEPIMAVEVETPEEKMGDVMGDLSSRRGVIQGMEDLGGGGKAIRAEVPLAEMFGYSTTLRSLTQGRATYTMEFKHYAEAPKSVAEAIINRGSDKDKK